The Sylvia atricapilla isolate bSylAtr1 chromosome 5, bSylAtr1.pri, whole genome shotgun sequence genome includes a window with the following:
- the ACTR6 gene encoding actin-related protein 6 codes for MATLVLDNGAYNAKIGYSHANVSVIPNCQFRSKTARLKTFTANQLDEIKDPSGLFYILPFQKGYLVNWDVQRQVWDYLFGKEMYQVDFVDTNIIITEPYFNFSSIQESMNEILFEEYQFQAVLRVNAGALSAHRYFRDNPSELCCIIVDSGYSFTHIVPYCRSKKKKEAIIRINVGGKLLTNHLKEIISYRQLHVMDETHVINQVKEDVCYVSQDFYKDMDIAKLKGEENTVMVDYVLPDFSTIKKGFCKPREEMVLSGKYKTGEQILRLTNERFAVPEILFHPSDIGIQEMGIPEAIVYSIQNLPEEMQPHFFKNIVLTGGNTLFPGFRDRVYSEVRCLTPTDYDVSVVLPENPVTYSWEGGKLISENDDFEDMIVTREDYEEHGHNICEEKFDI; via the exons ATGGCGACGCTGGTGCTGGATAACGGCGCCTACAACGCCAAGATCGGCTACAGCCACGCGAACGTCAG CGTTATTCCCAACTGTCAGTTCAGGTCAAAGACTGCACGCTTGAAAACCTTTACAGCAAATCAACTGGATGAAATTAAGGATCCCTCTGGTCTTTTTTATATTCTTCCATTTCAGAAA GGTTACTTGGTGAACTGGGATGTTCAGAGACAGGTTTGGGACTATCTCTTCGGAAAAGAAATGTATCAA GTGGATTTTGTAGAtaccaatattattattactgaaCCTTATTTTAACTTCAGTTCAATCCAAGAATCTATGAATGAAATTCTATTTGAAGAATATCAATTTCAAGCAGTTCTTAGAGTAAATG ctgGTGCTCTTAGTGCACACAGGTATTTCCGGGATAATCCATCTGAGCTGTGTTGTATCATCGTGGATAGTGGATACTCTTTTACCCACATTGTACCTTATTGCagaagtaaaaagaagaaagaggcaATCATCAG GATTAATGTTGGAGGGAAACTCTTAACCAACCATCTAAAGGAGATAATCTCTTACAG GCAGCTCCATGTTATGGATGAAACACATGTCATTAATCAAGTGAAAGAAGATGTGTGTTATGTTTCTCAAGACTTTTACAAAGACATGGACATTGCCAA attgaaaggagaggaaaatactGTAATGGTAGATTATGTTTTGCCAGACTTCAGCACAATCAAAAAAGGATTTTGTAAG CCAAGGGAAGAGATGGTGTTAAGTGGAAAATACAAGACTGGTGAACAAATACTTCGTCTAACAAATGAAAGATTTGCAGTTCCAGAAATACTTTTCCATCCTTCGGATATTGGTATTCAAGAGATGGGAATTCCTGAAGCCATTGTTTATTCTATTCAGAATTTACCTGAAG aaatgcaGCCTCATTTCTTCAAGAACATAGTTCTGACTGGGGGCAACACCCTTTTTCCAGGCTTCAGAGATCGGGTTTATTCTGAAGTTCGATGCCTTACTCCAACTGACTATGATGTTTCCGTTGTTCTTCCTGAAAA CCCTGTTACTTATTCTTGGGAAGGTGGGAAGCTCATTTCTGAAAATGATGATTTTGAAGACATGATAGTAACTAGAGAAGACTATGAAGAACATGGACACAATATCTGTGAAGAGAAATTTGATATATAG
- the DEPDC4 gene encoding DEP domain-containing protein 4, giving the protein MAGYLTPRFRRIRSHSELQPRRGSGRRRDCDGPFQATQLWNSIIHALHNQVEIKRRRQHLKSYRNCFTGSNAVDVVLSHLMQSMYLSCNDISRLKGVRVCQALMDHKVFEPVGAKLYLFKNGKETEFEDTDTSLYRFVSSSLDPLLPRRNKDNESLSPEQICKQKTKRCSKTKCGTTLSNPLALEAADKKRVEELLRSIYIHAPLPPKIMVNEPIHLLSKEVIEDVWKQQTLLRLLQLIDVPLLEDILVSSVKTKSDSFGKEEDMIISNTFLDREITCSLNLSELDRWLYAAVECLEYFPDEFLVMVSQQLPQSTNNPSSLNTYKKILFDVIIKYYSQKKDSLLATQDFDIHSGIIELIEKGKTDQALEALQLYLKLLAPNIREEVHRLLTFLAIASESEGYRLQKQFENRFVIIKTCTKFILQNRTLSKPQAELLTQFLMDNHSELFKTPLTLLELTSRRLESLLEGQDPDTNSGFTFCERITTKEYEDQKQQTNQYLLALIQEMDNDPTVPSKQKKKLIKEFRKYHSLVYCSGCKTTCEFCSPNG; this is encoded by the exons actGCGATGGTCCTTTTCAAGCAACTCAGCTGTGGAATAGTATTATACATGCCCTTCACAATCAAGTGGAAATCAAAAGGCGTAGACAGCACCTGAAATCGTATAGAAACTGTTTCACTGGCTCCAATGCTGTTGATGTGGTACTGAGCCATCTTATGCAAAGCATGTACCTAAGCTGCAATGATATTTCTCGGCTCAAGGGGGTCCGTGTATGCCAAGCGTTGATGGATCACAAAGTGTTTGAGCCAGTTGGAGCCAAGCTTTACTTATTCAAGAACGGGAAAGAAACAGAGTTTGAAGATACAGACACTAGTCTCTATAGATTTGTAAGTAGCAGTCTTGATCCTCTTCTTCCAAGAAGGAATAAGGACAATGAAAGCTTATCTCCTGAGCAAatctgcaaacagaaaacaaaaagatgtTCTAA AACAAAGTGTGGCACAACACTTTCAAACCCTTTAGCATTGGAAGCAGCTGATAAAAAGAGGGTTGAGGAGCTTCTTCGATCAATATATATTCATGCACCTTTACCTCCAAAGATCATGGTTAATGAACCAATTCACTTGCTTTCAAAAGAAG TAATAGAAGATGTCTGGAAACAGCAAACTCTGCTACGACTGCTGCAGTTAATTGACGTTCCCCTTCTAGAAGATATCTTGGTGTCTTCAGTGAAGACAAAATCAGACAGTTTTGGCAAAGAAGAAGACATGATTATCTCAAATACTTTCCTGGACAGAGAGATTACATGTAGCTTAAACTTGTCCGA GCTTGACAGATGGCTCTATGCTGCAGTTGAATGCTTGGAGTATTTTCCTGATGAGTTCCTAGTGATGGTTAGTCAGCAGTTACCTCAAAGCACTAACAACCCCAGCAGTCTGAATACATACAAGAAGATTCTTTTTGATGTTATAATTAAGTATTACAGTCAAAAAAAGGACTCTCTTCTTGCCACTCAGGATTTTGATATTCATTCAGGAATTATAGAACTTATAG aaaaaggaaaaacagatcaAGCTCTAGAGGCATTACAACTTTATCTTAAATTATTGGCGCCTAATATTAGAGAAGAAGTTCACAGGCTCCTTACATTCCTAGCTATTGCATCGGAATCTGAGGGCTACAGATTGCAAAAACAA TTTGAGAACAGATTTGTGATCATCAAGACTTGTACAAAGTTCATCTTACAAAACAGGACATTGTCCAAACCACAGGCAGAACTGCTGACTCAGTTTCTGATGGACAATCACTCCGAGCTCTTCAAG ACTCCTTTAACTCTTCTGGAACTAACAAGTAGGAGACTTGAGAGTTTGCTAGAAGGGCAAGATCCAGATACCAATTCAG GCTTCACCTTCTGTGAACGCATTACAACTAAAGAATATGAAGATCAAAAGCAACAAACCAATCAGTATCTTTTAGCACTGATTCAAGAGATGGACAACGACCCTACTGTTCCTTcgaagcaaaagaagaaattaatcaaaGAATTCCGAAAATACCACTCTCTTGTTTACTGTAGTGGTTGTAAAACTACATGTGAATTTTGTTCTCCAAATGGTTAG